A single Clavibacter nebraskensis NCPPB 2581 DNA region contains:
- the ptsP gene encoding phosphoenolpyruvate--protein phosphotransferase, producing the protein MSSRTLNGIGIGRGSAVGPVIRMPDPLPEPVDTPSTLTADEERIRVSASLAATAADIRIRGEKAGGAAKDVLEAQAFMAEDPTLVDDITARLATGRTAERAVHEAFAGFRDLLLSMGGYMGERATDLDDVSQRVVAHLQGVSAPGVPDPDHAFVLVARDLAPADTALLDLDKVLALITTDGGPTSHTAILAREKAIVAVVGVAEAADLADGETVVVDALTGAVTVDPSAEEESAARDAIAARKARVAVPTGPGALADGTAIPLLANLGSADGASDAVEKGAEGVGLFRTEFLFLDATSAPTVDEQREHYTRLLEAFPGQKVVVRALDAGADKPLAFLNDADEENPALGLRGLRALRANEQILRDQLTALAQADAATEADLWVMAPMVSTVEEARYFTALGRELGLTTVGVMVEVPSSALLADRILANADFASIGTNDLTQYTLAADRLLGSVAAFQDPWHPAVLRLVQEVGTAGRALGKPVGICGEAAADPLLAVVLVGLGATTLSMSPAALADVRAELALHTREEAEALAAVALAADSAVEARAAVTAASAPVTV; encoded by the coding sequence ATGAGCTCCCGCACCCTGAACGGCATCGGCATCGGCCGGGGATCCGCCGTCGGCCCCGTCATCCGGATGCCCGACCCGCTCCCCGAGCCCGTCGACACCCCGAGCACCCTGACCGCCGACGAGGAGCGCATCCGCGTGAGCGCGTCGCTCGCCGCGACGGCCGCCGACATCCGCATCCGCGGGGAGAAGGCCGGCGGCGCCGCGAAGGACGTGCTCGAGGCGCAGGCCTTCATGGCCGAGGACCCGACGCTCGTCGACGACATCACCGCGCGCCTCGCGACGGGCCGCACCGCCGAGCGCGCCGTGCACGAGGCGTTCGCCGGCTTCCGCGACCTGCTGCTCAGCATGGGCGGCTACATGGGGGAGCGCGCGACCGACCTCGACGACGTCTCGCAGCGCGTCGTCGCGCACCTGCAGGGCGTTTCGGCGCCCGGCGTGCCGGATCCCGACCACGCGTTCGTGCTGGTGGCCCGCGACCTCGCGCCCGCCGACACCGCGCTCCTCGACCTCGACAAGGTCCTCGCGCTCATCACGACCGACGGCGGGCCCACCTCGCACACGGCGATCCTCGCCCGCGAGAAGGCGATCGTCGCGGTCGTCGGCGTCGCCGAGGCCGCCGACCTCGCCGACGGCGAGACCGTCGTGGTCGACGCGCTCACGGGCGCCGTCACCGTCGACCCGAGCGCCGAGGAGGAGTCCGCCGCGCGTGACGCCATCGCCGCCCGGAAGGCGCGCGTCGCCGTCCCCACCGGACCGGGGGCGCTCGCCGACGGCACCGCGATCCCGCTCCTCGCCAACCTCGGATCCGCCGACGGCGCGTCCGACGCGGTCGAGAAGGGCGCCGAGGGCGTCGGCCTCTTCCGCACCGAGTTCCTCTTCCTCGACGCCACGAGCGCGCCGACGGTGGACGAGCAGCGGGAGCACTACACGCGCCTGCTCGAGGCGTTCCCCGGGCAGAAGGTCGTCGTCCGCGCGCTCGACGCCGGCGCCGACAAGCCGCTGGCCTTCCTCAACGACGCCGACGAGGAGAACCCCGCCCTCGGGCTCCGCGGCCTCCGCGCGCTGCGGGCCAACGAGCAGATCCTCCGCGACCAGCTCACCGCGCTGGCGCAGGCCGACGCCGCCACCGAGGCCGACCTCTGGGTCATGGCACCCATGGTCTCGACCGTCGAGGAGGCGCGCTACTTCACGGCGCTCGGCCGCGAGCTCGGCCTGACGACGGTCGGCGTGATGGTGGAGGTCCCGTCCTCCGCGCTCCTCGCCGACCGGATCCTCGCCAATGCCGACTTCGCGAGCATCGGCACCAACGACCTGACGCAGTACACGCTCGCGGCCGACCGGCTGCTGGGATCCGTGGCCGCGTTCCAGGACCCGTGGCACCCCGCCGTCCTCCGCCTCGTGCAGGAGGTCGGCACCGCGGGCCGCGCGCTCGGCAAGCCCGTGGGCATCTGCGGCGAGGCGGCGGCCGACCCGCTGCTCGCCGTCGTGCTCGTCGGCCTCGGCGCCACCACCCTCTCGATGTCGCCCGCGGCCCTCGCCGACGTGCGCGCCGAGCTCGCCCTCCACACGCGCGAGGAGGCGGAGGCCCTGGCCGCCGTCGCCCTCGCCGCCGACAGCGCCGTCGAGGCGCGCGCCGCGGTCACCGCGGCGTCGGCGCCCGTCACCGTCTGA
- a CDS encoding PTS mannitol transporter subunit IICB — protein sequence MTTTSPTRSTGQSVRLGVQKFGTFLSGMIMPNIAAFIAWGLLTALFIPDGYLPNADIAQLISPILFFLLPLLIANTGGRMVYDARGGVVATIATMGVIAGTIGDPYYDGGSPMFLGAMITGPLAAYLLKVIERLWIDRIRPGFEMLVNNFSAGILGAVFAIGAFFGLTPVIRAITSVLGGGVGFLVDNNLLPLTSIVIEPAKVLFLNNAINQGILTPLGTAESLEKGKSILFLLEANPGPGLGVLLAFAIFGAGAARSTAPGAILIQFVGGIHEIYFPYVLSKPLLFLAVIAGGASGVATNVAFGSGLRAPASPGSIIAVLGQTASDSFPGVILSVIISAAVTFVVAAVILRTGKKTEGDFGAAVAATQANKGKESSILSGLGAETGTAGTVGGLADGTTSTGTDGGTATATRIQDIVFACDAGMGSSAMGASVLRNKMKKAGLTDVTVVNKAIAALDGTADLVITQRELTDRARQKSPSSEHVSVDNFMNSPRYDEIVELVRKQRSDS from the coding sequence ATGACGACGACGTCACCCACCCGCAGCACGGGACAGTCCGTGCGGCTCGGCGTGCAGAAGTTCGGCACGTTCCTCAGCGGCATGATCATGCCGAACATCGCGGCGTTCATCGCCTGGGGCCTGCTCACGGCCCTGTTCATCCCGGACGGCTACCTGCCGAACGCGGACATCGCCCAGCTGATCAGCCCGATCCTGTTCTTCCTCCTGCCGCTGCTCATCGCGAACACCGGCGGCCGCATGGTCTACGACGCGCGCGGCGGCGTGGTCGCGACCATCGCGACCATGGGCGTCATCGCCGGCACCATCGGCGACCCCTACTACGACGGCGGCAGCCCGATGTTCCTCGGCGCCATGATCACGGGCCCGCTCGCGGCGTACCTGCTCAAGGTCATCGAGCGGCTCTGGATCGACCGCATCCGCCCCGGCTTCGAGATGCTCGTCAACAACTTCTCCGCCGGGATCCTCGGCGCGGTCTTCGCGATCGGCGCCTTCTTCGGCCTCACCCCGGTGATCCGCGCGATCACGTCGGTCCTGGGCGGCGGCGTCGGCTTCCTCGTCGACAACAACCTGCTGCCGCTCACGAGCATCGTGATCGAGCCCGCGAAGGTGCTGTTCCTCAACAACGCCATCAACCAGGGCATCCTCACGCCGCTCGGCACCGCCGAGTCGCTCGAGAAGGGCAAGAGCATCCTGTTCCTGCTCGAGGCGAACCCCGGCCCCGGCCTCGGCGTGCTCCTCGCGTTCGCGATCTTCGGCGCGGGTGCCGCCCGCTCCACCGCCCCCGGCGCGATCCTCATCCAGTTCGTCGGCGGCATCCACGAGATCTACTTCCCCTACGTGCTCTCCAAGCCGCTCCTGTTCCTCGCGGTCATCGCGGGTGGCGCCTCGGGCGTCGCGACCAACGTCGCGTTCGGCTCGGGCCTCCGCGCACCCGCCTCGCCCGGCAGCATCATCGCCGTGCTCGGCCAGACGGCCAGCGACAGCTTCCCCGGCGTGATCCTCTCGGTCATCATCTCGGCCGCGGTCACCTTCGTCGTCGCGGCGGTCATCCTCCGCACCGGCAAGAAGACCGAGGGCGACTTCGGCGCCGCGGTCGCCGCGACGCAGGCCAACAAGGGCAAGGAGTCCTCGATCCTCTCCGGGCTCGGCGCCGAGACCGGTACCGCGGGCACGGTCGGCGGCCTCGCCGACGGCACGACCAGCACGGGCACGGACGGCGGCACGGCCACGGCCACGCGCATCCAGGACATCGTGTTCGCCTGCGACGCCGGCATGGGCTCGTCCGCCATGGGCGCCTCGGTGCTCCGCAACAAGATGAAGAAGGCCGGCCTCACCGACGTCACGGTCGTCAACAAGGCGATCGCCGCCCTCGACGGCACGGCCGACCTCGTGATCACGCAGCGCGAGCTCACCGACCGCGCCCGCCAGAAGAGCCCGTCCTCGGAGCACGTCTCCGTCGACAACTTCATGAACTCGCCGCGCTACGACGAGATCGTGGAGCTGGTCCGGAAGCAGCGCTCGGACAGCTGA
- a CDS encoding HPr family phosphocarrier protein, translated as MAERTVTIASSHGLHARPASLFTQAAAKAGIPVQLAKGDRSVNAASILGVISLGVDTGDEVVVSAEGENAEQVVTDLATLLESDLDAA; from the coding sequence ATGGCAGAACGCACCGTCACCATCGCCTCGTCGCACGGGCTGCACGCCCGCCCCGCCTCGCTGTTCACGCAGGCCGCCGCGAAGGCCGGTATCCCCGTGCAGCTCGCCAAGGGCGACCGCAGCGTCAACGCCGCGAGCATCCTCGGCGTGATCTCCCTGGGCGTCGACACGGGCGACGAGGTCGTCGTCTCCGCCGAGGGCGAGAACGCCGAGCAGGTCGTCACCGACCTCGCCACGCTCCTCGAGTCCGACCTGGACGCCGCATGA